The Pelmatolapia mariae isolate MD_Pm_ZW linkage group LG9, Pm_UMD_F_2, whole genome shotgun sequence genome has a segment encoding these proteins:
- the rpl7 gene encoding 60S ribosomal protein L7 produces the protein MADAEKKVPAVPESLLKRRKAYAAMKAMRVKKLLAEKKARKVTRKLIYKRAEKYHKEYRQMYRREIRMGRMARKVGNFYVPAEPKLAFVIRIRGINGVSPKVCKVLQLLRLRQIFNGVFVKLNKASINMLRIAEPYIAWGYPNLKSVRELVYKRGYGKIRKQRIALTDNALVEKSLGKYGIICVEDLIHEIYTVGKNFKPANNFMWPFKLSSPRGGMNKKTTHFVEGGDAGNREDQINRLIRRMN, from the exons ATGGCGGACGCAGA aaaaaaggttCCGGCGGTCCCTGAGAGCCTTTTGAAAAGGCGAAAGGCCTACGCGGCCATGAAGGCCATGCGTGTCAAGAAGCTGCTGGCTGAGAAAAAG GCCCGCAAGGTGACCAGGAAACTGATCTACAAGAGGGCTGAGAAGTACCACAAGGAGTACAGGCAGATGTACAGGCGTGAGATACGAATGGGCCGTATGGCTCGCAAAGTGGGAAACTTCTATGTGCCAGCTGAGCCCAAACTGGCCTTTGTCATCAGGATCAGAGG catcaACGGCGTGAGCCCCAAGGTCTGCAAAGTTCTGCAGCTGCTCCGTCTGCGCCAGATCTTCAACGGTGTCTTTGTCAAGCTGAACAAGGCTTCAATCAACATGCTCAGAATTGCAGAGCCTTACATAGCTTGGGG aTACCCCAACCTGAAGTCGGTGCGCGAGCTCGTCTACAAACGTGGGTACGGCAAGATCAGGAAACAGCGCATTGCCCTCACAGACAACGCTTTGGTGGAGAAGTCCCTCG GCAAATATGGCATCATCTGTGTTGAGGACCTCATCCATGAGATTTACACAGTTGGAAAGAACTTCAAGCCTGCCAACAACTTCATGTGGCCCTTCAAGCTGTCGTCCCCACGCGGCGGCATGAACAAGAAGACCACACACTTCGTGGAGGGAGGAGATGCCGGCAACAGGGAGGATCAGATCAACAGACTGATCAGGAGGATGAACTAA
- the si:ch211-171b20.3 gene encoding uncharacterized protein si:ch211-171b20.3 — translation MITCQLDPSIITVKGLISRESSNCGQRGPDAVGYPTYRNLRMGAGGGQAALRQSQPRKFPVIQPLSKSRDGKPQLTGFIIGGTPTLTKDDKLELQNTNPERDLSGRRFLLDRKCVMLERTKTVIPPLPRDYHVHRPGNLPSFSLSKELSHSHTGRPFTLGYPESYKLNTNPAVLIPSALVLSGRNTFSVENCKLGRPKVKYPSSNVMTVKDNQKSQSYLDPMVGASRSFIHRISELSSLEGETVRQEKLKKMRKPRKPPS, via the exons ATGATAACTTGCCAGTTAGACCCGTCGATAATCACCGTAAAGGGGCTAATATCCCGGGAAAGCTCGAACTGCGGGCAGCGCGGCCCTGATGCGGTTGGATATCCGACATACAGGAACTTGAGGATGGGAGCAGGTGGAGGGCAAGCGGCTTTAAGGCAAAGTCAACCAAGGAAATTTCCTGTTATACAACCTTTGAGCA AGTCCAGGGACGGGAAACCTCAGCTGACTGGCTTCATAATTGGAGG GACGCCTACTTTAACCAAAGATGACAAGCTGGAGTTGCAAAACACCAACCCAGAGAGGGATCTCAGCGGGAGGCGCTTTCTGTTAGATAGAAAAT GTGTGATGTTAGAGAGGACCAAAACTGTGATTCCTCCACTGCCAAGAGACTACCATGTGCACAGACCTGGTAACCTCCCATCCTTCAGCCTCTCCAAGGAGCTTTCCCACAGCCACACAGGGCGACCCTTCACCCTGGG GTACCCTGAAAGTTATAAACTGAACACAAATCCAGCCGTCCTCATTCCCTCAGCTTTAGTCCTCAGTGGCAGAAACACCTTTTCGGTTGAGAACTGCAAGCTTGGCAG GCCCAAGGTGAAATATCCATCCTCCAACGTAATGACTGTTAAAGACAATCAGAAAA GCCAGTCCTATCTGGACCCAATGGTTGGAGCCTCTCGCTCTTTCATCCACAGGATATCTGAGCTGTCCTCTCTGGAGGGCGAGACGGTGAGGCAGGAAAAGCTcaagaaaatgagaaaacctCGAAAGCCTCCATCCTGA
- the LOC134634312 gene encoding somatomedin-B and thrombospondin type-1 domain-containing protein, producing MMGFSVEFACWLLVVFALGENHLVSGGCSGKCCRGRDTNCLTTDWRMDRVHGTCYCDEGCVRTKDCCFDYFTECPAQDCVVSDWSFWSGCAKPCQPSVRIRVRHIEQQPHNSGQPCPGLEQRAGCREYRDHQGRHCGFNSGPAFITSMAFAKGRPKHDSYGNPLNPGFCVEFKLESRTPHCTVENRPHTLWMRYITEGFNVCVACEPPAMRNNTSSCQGDGQESDKETVLHWQAVGNPRCSGTWKKIQKTQRCACPPQHSFVFI from the exons ATGATGGGATTCTCTGTTGAGTTTGCCTGCTGGTTGCTGGTAGTTTTTGCTCTAGGTGAGAACCACCTGGTGAGTGGAGGTTGTTCAGGGAAGTGCTGCAGAGGCAGAGACACGAACTGTTTGACCACTGACTGGAGGATGGACCGTGTGCACGGCACATGCTACTGTGATGAAGGCTGCGTCAGAACTAAAGACTGCTGCTTTGACTACTTCAcagagtgtccag CTCAGGACTGTGTTGTGAGCGACTGGAGCTTTTGGAGCGGCTGTGCCAAACCCTGCCAGCCTTCGGTGCGAATCCGTGTTCGTCACATAGAGCAGCAGCCCCACAACAGTGGCCAGCCCTGCCCCGGCCTTGAGCAACGAGCTGGCTGCAGGGAATACAGAGACCACCAGGGTAGACACTGTGGCTTCAATTCAG GTCCTGCATTCATCACCAGCATGGCGTTTGCCAAGGGAAGGCCCAAGCACGACAGCTACGGAAACCCCCTAAACCCTGG GTTTTGTGTGGAATTCAAGCTAGAGTCACGGACGCCCCACTGTACTGTGGAGAACCGGCCCCACACACTGTGGATGCGCTACATAACAGAGGGCTTTAACGTGTGTGTGGCATGTGAACCTCCTGCCATGCGAAACAATACCAGCAGCTGCCAGGGAGACGGTCAGGAATCAGACAA AGAGACTGTGCTCCACTGGCAGGCGGTGGGGAACCCGCGGTGCAGCGGGACTTGGAAGAAGATCCAGAAAACTCAGCGGTGTGCCTGTCCTCCACAACacagttttgtcttcatctgA